Proteins from a single region of Nodularia sp. LEGE 06071:
- the aat gene encoding leucyl/phenylalanyl-tRNA--protein transferase gives MQYDVAAIIRGYAQGYFLMADDHTGLGWYGSRDRTLIPLDERFHYPKSLQRVLNQERFTVAINRDFQGVVAGCANRETTWISRELQEIYWLLYQNGYAYSFETWQGDELAGGILGLVIGGAFIGESMFYRITEGSKVAMVKLVERLRQKQFVLFDAQMMNPHLERFGAYGIRDEEYQALLQKALQRSCNLM, from the coding sequence ATGCAATATGATGTCGCTGCTATTATTCGGGGTTATGCTCAAGGTTATTTTCTCATGGCTGATGATCATACAGGCCTGGGATGGTACGGAAGTCGCGATCGCACTTTAATTCCTTTGGATGAGCGATTTCACTACCCGAAGTCGTTACAGCGTGTTCTCAATCAAGAGCGTTTTACTGTGGCGATTAATCGTGACTTTCAGGGTGTGGTGGCTGGATGTGCTAATCGCGAAACTACTTGGATTTCACGAGAATTACAAGAGATTTACTGGTTACTTTACCAGAATGGTTACGCTTATAGTTTTGAAACTTGGCAGGGTGATGAACTGGCTGGGGGGATTTTAGGGCTGGTAATTGGCGGTGCGTTCATTGGTGAGTCGATGTTTTACCGCATTACTGAAGGCTCAAAGGTAGCTATGGTTAAGTTGGTGGAAAGATTACGCCAAAAGCAATTTGTACTGTTTGATGCTCAAATGATGAATCCCCATTTAGAAAGATTTGGCGCTTATGGTATTAGGGATGAAGAGTATCAAGCTTTACTTCAAAAAGCGTTGCAACGTAGTTGTAATTTAATGTAA
- the rpsN gene encoding 30S ribosomal protein S14, producing MAKKSMIEREKKRAKLVEKYADKREALLEEFKNAVSPLDKLEVHRKIQQLPRNSAPTRHRNRCWVTGRPRGVYSDFGLSRNVLREWAHQGLLPGVVKSSW from the coding sequence ATGGCAAAAAAGAGTATGATTGAGCGCGAAAAAAAACGCGCCAAGTTAGTAGAAAAGTATGCTGACAAGCGAGAAGCGCTGTTGGAAGAATTCAAAAACGCTGTATCTCCCTTGGATAAGTTGGAAGTTCACCGGAAAATTCAACAGCTACCCCGCAATAGTGCGCCGACTCGTCACCGCAATCGCTGCTGGGTAACTGGTCGTCCTAGAGGTGTCTACAGTGACTTTGGGCTATCTCGGAACGTGCTACGGGAATGGGCGCATCAAGGTCTTTTACCTGGCGTGGTTAAGTCTAGCTGGTAG
- the nth gene encoding endonuclease III — protein sequence MGAKIIPVSVIRKSSSQKQRALEILARLQSLYPDATCSLNYSTPVQLLVATILSAQCTDERVNKVTPALFERFPDAASLANADLEELENLVRSTGFYRNKAKNIQGACRMIVSDFDSVVPNQMEQLLLLPGVARKTGNVVLAHAYGINAGVTVDTHVKRLSQRLGLTKFPDPIRIEKDLIKLLPQPDWENWSIRLIYHGRAVCKARSPVCEACDLSDLCPTAGKTL from the coding sequence TTGGGTGCAAAAATTATTCCAGTGAGTGTGATCCGAAAATCGTCCTCTCAGAAGCAACGGGCTTTAGAAATTCTCGCCCGTTTGCAGAGTCTTTATCCAGATGCAACTTGCTCTTTGAATTACTCAACGCCAGTCCAATTGCTCGTAGCAACTATTCTCTCCGCCCAGTGTACAGATGAGCGAGTCAATAAAGTCACACCAGCTTTATTTGAGCGGTTTCCTGATGCGGCTAGTTTAGCTAATGCTGACTTAGAAGAGTTAGAAAATTTGGTGCGTTCTACGGGTTTTTATCGCAATAAGGCGAAGAATATTCAAGGGGCTTGTCGGATGATTGTCAGCGATTTTGACTCTGTAGTTCCCAACCAAATGGAGCAATTGTTGCTGCTTCCAGGTGTGGCGCGCAAAACTGGCAATGTCGTTCTAGCTCATGCTTATGGTATTAATGCTGGGGTGACGGTAGATACTCACGTTAAGCGTTTGAGCCAACGCTTGGGTTTAACTAAATTTCCTGATCCAATTCGGATTGAGAAAGATTTAATCAAGTTGTTACCCCAACCAGATTGGGAAAATTGGTCAATTCGGTTGATTTATCACGGCCGTGCTGTTTGTAAGGCTCGTTCTCCTGTCTGTGAGGCTTGTGATCTGAGTGATTTATGCCCCACGGCTGGGAAAACATTGTGA